One Coffea eugenioides isolate CCC68of chromosome 2, Ceug_1.0, whole genome shotgun sequence genomic window, ATCATTCGGTAAATGAAGTAACGGTCCCTATAAGAAGAGGTATGACCACCTAATTGCAAGTCCCATGGCAAGATGCCCAAGGTCCACATCTACTAAGCTTTTACATTAACTGACATCAGGCTACAATTGTAAATCCGGTTTAACCAAGGGGATCACCACACAAATATTGACCCTTTTGCTAGTAGATAGGGGGAGAACAGATAGTGTGGACAAGATAAAAGTTGACCTAATCAAGCTTGGAAAATGAACCAGGCAATGGGTTTCAGCAGAAATTTCATTCGCAAACTTCAACTGGTACTTTTTTCCAAAGAATGGGAACCTGGATATCAATTGAACATGTAGCAGGAACTGTCAAACAACTCATAAAAAACTCCAAGAATATCCAATAAAGCAGAAacatttaatttcttgtttacTTCTCTTCCTCGACTTCAAAAGTGATCATATAGCTTTCTGATCTGATACAGTTAGGGACAATGTTGGGCTTCATTCCACTGCTCTTGTTGTGGTATGCTTCTACATTTTTCTGGTACTTTGCCCTGCACAGACGGCTAGTTACACTGTAGAGCTAACAAATATGCTAAAATGTATAGAGTTTTATGATATTAGACTACATATGTGAAATGGATGACAAAGATGAGTTTACCAAAACCTTGAATATGAACCATTACCAAAAACCAACTTAGAATAAATGAATTGGAAACAAGCAGCAGCTATATAGCCAGAAGCGAGAATTAGTCCATTGGAACTGAGTTCATAACTTGAAGAACAATAGAATGAAAAATTTTGACACAAGGGCCAAATGGATAACAACCCTTAATATATGAAGACGAAGAACTTGATATCTTGGAAAGCTTACACAAAAGCAAGGACATGACCAAACATATACATAACATTTACAAAGATGGCTAAGAAATTATCAAACTTGTTGCGCATACCATATAGTAGATGAGTCAGGAGTAATACCGAAAAAATAACCTCCTGGTTTCAGCAAAGATGAAACATTATGCAACAGTCTCTTCGCTTTGTCCTCTGTCTCAAAGCAAAGCTGCAACAGATAATAGGAACTTCACTCCACCAGATACttatttttcatcttttatttcaAGGTCTCAATTTTGTGTAGGAGAAGTTTTTCCTCCAGTGTCAATAAAGAATATATGCCAGGTAAAATGACATTAAGAAGTagaattttaattgaaaccTGCAAATGGTGCAAGCAGCAAATGACATCAGCCTGAATCTCTTTGTCCTGCAGATGCAAGCTTATATCTTCCTGCATAAAAGCATTCACGACCCAAGTATCTTAACTACATAGAAAGTTTGCAAGCAACAAAAAGGATCCAAATTTAAGTCCATATGAAATTCATGGATATACTTTAGGAGGGAAACAATTGGGGCAGGATGAAAGGAAGGATTAACTAGATCAACCAAAGCAAGCTACTTTTAATCAATTTTTAACACTTGGTGAAAGTATTGATGGAAGAAAGGTACATGAATCTAATTGATACTCATCCAACCTTAAAAATGTAAACCATCATTGCCAAAACTTACGCAAAACTTCGAACCAAGGAGGAACTTATGCTGGGGAAAAAGGAagtctttctttttctttaaaaaaaaatcaaatccaatATCTGATTAGGGCTAAACGAGAAAAACCATTAAATTCCCAGAAGCCAACTTAAAAGAgacaaggtaaaaaaaaatgcagtagTAGTAGAACGCAGGGGGAGGAGCTCACAGTGCAGGGCTCGAGCTCAAAGAAGTCAGAAGTGTAAGACTTGCGCTGACTCTCCCAAGCTTCTCTTACTTCTCCCACGCCCGACGTGCCCACATCTAATCAATCAAACAGCAAAAGAGTAAACAAAGAAATTTTAAATATCAACCACATTCATTTCAATATAAAAGCACATTGAACACTTTAGAAAATCcaacaaagggaaaaaaaatcattgAAATTAAGAAAAGAGAATTGGACAAGAGCAGCGGTAGTAGTACCAATGCCGATGTAGTGACCAATTTGAGCATCGTCCCACTTGTCTTCATCCGCTACTTTCCCACAATACAATTCACACACAGTTGCATATGGCGACACGAATATTTTGATGAGAGCTGTTTTCACGACTTCGATGAGTCTGTGGTGGGTCGACTCTGATAGTATCCTTTGACTCGGGTACGAACCCGCCAGCATCTTCTTGTTAATTTTAGgttaaaattagaaaaattcttcAAAGCCCTAGTTTTTAAATTTAACGATTCTATTGCAGAGGCAACGAAGGAGGAGGACGACTTCCGGGGACTCGAGACGAGGAGAGACCGTTTTATTCAGAATTTCTGAAGTCGTGGGGGAAAGCGTTATGTAGAGGTCCACATCGAAGTCGGGATTCTGAGACAAATAAAACGGCACGCTTTCTTCGTCTAAAGGAATTTtgagttgaatttttttttttaaaaaaaaaaaaaaggttttaggAGAGCTTATTTTATTTGTTCGTTTTAACTTTTAACTTGCAAAGGTGCAGAACGACAATTAAGACGGATGCCCGCGAGGGGCCAATGGGAccgggaaaatattttcccccAATTAAAAAACGAGGCGAGGGAGTATATCCTCTACCAGCCACccgttaaaaaaattaaataaatatataaaatatttaatttaattaattacaaCTTtctaataatgatattattaattataagtattatataatatatattagtatatgtCATATAATTGATACtatcaattatattaataattatacatgtctactaatagaaattattaattagttatattaaatttactaatacatttatactaaattcctaattacacttaacacaataacacttttttctcaaaaaaaaaatacaataatgatTTTGTGATTGTATTtgtttcaaaaatgaaaatttgactactttagttgtatttatcttatcatattggattgtattcaaataacttttgtttaattatttttatgagtttcaattgtaaaattagaATGAATAATGACTTGATGATATATTAATACTTAAGTACTTGATTCTTTACTAAAATttgattaaaataaaattataggACAAATTTTCATTGAC contains:
- the LOC113764082 gene encoding mRNA cap guanine-N7 methyltransferase 2 isoform X1; translated protein: MLAGSYPSQRILSESTHHRLIEVVKTALIKIFVSPYATVCELYCGKVADEDKWDDAQIGHYIGIDVGTSGVGEVREAWESQRKSYTSDFFELEPCTEDISLHLQDKEIQADVICCLHHLQLCFETEDKAKRLLHNVSSLLKPGGYFFGITPDSSTICRLCRAKYQKNVEAYHNKSSGMKPNIVPNCIRSESYMITFEVEEEKFPFFGKKYQLKFANEISAETHCLVHFPSLIRLAREAGLEYVEIQNLTDFYDDNRAQFAGMLQDSGHNFVDPRGRLLPRSYDVLGLFTTFIFQKPDPDIGPPLMTPVLEDGSHNNDEGDWLGNGWGDDDKSVQTETSQGLGKITEQKGILGPGPAELRFAEAI
- the LOC113764082 gene encoding mRNA cap guanine-N7 methyltransferase 2 isoform X2, whose translation is MLAGSYPSQRILSESTHHRLIEVVKTALIKIFVSPYATVCELYCGKVADEDKWDDAQIGHYIGIDVGTSGVGEVREAWESQRKSYTSDFFELEPCTEDISLHLQDKEIQADVICCLHHLQLCFETEDKAKRLLHNVSSLLKPGGYFFGITPDSSTIWAKYQKNVEAYHNKSSGMKPNIVPNCIRSESYMITFEVEEEKFPFFGKKYQLKFANEISAETHCLVHFPSLIRLAREAGLEYVEIQNLTDFYDDNRAQFAGMLQDSGHNFVDPRGRLLPRSYDVLGLFTTFIFQKPDPDIGPPLMTPVLEDGSHNNDEGDWLGNGWGDDDKSVQTETSQGLGKITEQKGILGPGPAELRFAEAI